A single window of Cellulomonas sp. NTE-D12 DNA harbors:
- a CDS encoding NUDIX hydrolase family protein: protein MTDTAEFPPESERPAGWLRADQIASARQWLPILYVDAVPVRVDDSGDVVAVGLLLRVTPEGVMSRALVSGRVMFHERVRDALVRHIEKDLGPMALPQIPASPQPFTVAEYLPTPGVTPYHDPRQHAVSLAYVVPVAGDCRPQQDALDLAWITPEQACEQDVQLEMNGGQGLLLRQAMAHVGRMP, encoded by the coding sequence GTGACCGACACCGCCGAGTTCCCGCCCGAGTCCGAGCGCCCCGCCGGCTGGCTGCGTGCCGACCAGATCGCGTCCGCCCGGCAGTGGCTGCCGATCCTGTACGTGGACGCCGTGCCGGTGCGGGTGGACGACTCCGGCGACGTGGTGGCCGTGGGCCTGCTGCTGCGCGTCACACCGGAGGGTGTGATGTCCCGGGCGCTCGTCTCGGGACGCGTGATGTTCCACGAGCGGGTGCGGGACGCCCTCGTCCGGCACATCGAGAAGGACCTCGGCCCGATGGCCCTGCCGCAGATCCCGGCGAGCCCGCAGCCGTTCACCGTGGCCGAGTACCTGCCGACGCCCGGTGTGACGCCGTACCACGACCCGCGCCAGCACGCGGTGTCCCTGGCCTACGTGGTCCCCGTCGCGGGCGACTGCCGTCCGCAGCAGGACGCCCTGGACCTCGCCTGGATCACGCCCGAGCAGGCCTGCGAGCAGGACGTGCAGCTGGAGATGAACGGCGGCCAGGGGCTGCTGCTGCGCCAGGCGATGGCGCACGTGGGGCGCATGCCCTGA
- a CDS encoding IS481 family transposase, producing the protein MSHANAALTPRARLRLARLIVEEGWPIALAARRYDVSWPTAKRWAQRYAAMGEAGMGDRSSRPHRVANRTPQYLVRQVVHLRWKKRLSPIAIGARLGMPASTVHAVLTRCRLNRLSHVDVRTGEPIRRYEHDHPGAMIHVDVKKLGNIPDGGGWRFVGRAQGDRHRAATPGKTKNAHYSPKMGTAFVHTVIDDHSRVAYAEIHDDETAATAIGVLRRAVSWFAARGVIVQRVLSDNGSAYKSHAWRDACTDLGITAKKTRPYRPQTNGKIERFHRTMAADWAFARHYPSETARRAALPGWLHQYNHHRPHSAIGKVPPITRLTNLAGQYS; encoded by the coding sequence GTGTCCCACGCTAACGCTGCCTTGACGCCCCGTGCCCGGCTGCGGCTGGCGCGCCTGATCGTCGAGGAGGGTTGGCCGATCGCCCTGGCTGCGCGTCGTTACGACGTGTCGTGGCCGACTGCCAAGCGCTGGGCGCAGCGGTACGCCGCGATGGGCGAGGCCGGGATGGGCGACCGCTCGAGCCGTCCGCACCGCGTCGCCAACCGCACCCCGCAGTACCTGGTGCGTCAGGTGGTGCACCTGCGCTGGAAGAAGCGGCTATCACCGATCGCGATCGGTGCGCGGTTGGGGATGCCGGCCTCCACGGTCCACGCCGTCTTGACCCGCTGTCGCCTGAACCGGCTCTCGCACGTGGACGTGCGCACCGGTGAGCCGATCCGCCGCTACGAGCACGACCACCCCGGCGCGATGATCCACGTCGACGTCAAGAAGCTGGGCAACATCCCCGACGGCGGCGGGTGGCGGTTCGTCGGACGAGCCCAAGGCGATCGGCACCGGGCCGCGACGCCCGGCAAGACGAAGAACGCCCACTACAGCCCGAAGATGGGCACGGCGTTCGTGCATACCGTGATCGACGACCACTCCCGGGTCGCCTACGCCGAGATCCACGACGACGAGACCGCCGCCACCGCGATCGGGGTCCTGCGTCGGGCGGTGTCCTGGTTCGCCGCCCGCGGTGTCATCGTCCAACGGGTCCTGTCAGACAACGGATCGGCCTACAAGTCCCACGCCTGGCGCGACGCCTGCACCGACCTCGGCATCACCGCCAAGAAGACCCGCCCCTACCGGCCGCAGACCAACGGCAAGATCGAACGCTTCCACCGCACCATGGCCGCCGACTGGGCCTTCGCCCGGCACTACCCCTCCGAGACCGCCCGCCGGGCCGCCCTGCCAGGATGGCTCCACCAGTACAACCACCACCGGCCCCACTCAGCCATCGGCAAGGTCCCGCCCATCACCCGATTGACCAACCTGGCTGGGCAGTACAGCTAG
- a CDS encoding NAD(P)/FAD-dependent oxidoreductase — protein MTEREFDVVVLGGGAVGENAADRASRTGLSVALVEEALVGGECSYWACMPSKALLRPGDVVQQAREARGVGDPGPLDVHEVLARRDEVTHHWDDTGQVEWAEGAGLTVLRGHARFTGPRTLRLEQVDGDVDLRARCAVVVATGSTAVVPPVPGLADVRPWTSREATSAHEVPERLAVIGGGVVAVEMATAYADLGSAVTVLVRGDRLLERAEPFAGKAVARALTQRGVRVVLGAEVVSARREPGGVQLVVQHHQHEGARTRDGSAATRPEDLVVDEVLAATGRRPSTGDLGLETIGLEPGRAVTVDDALQAVGVAGGWLFAVGDVTGRTGTTHQGKYDARVCGDVIAARFDPRQDADVSADQGAGSVPRGLSRAGEREGRPWSRYRASADLAAVPQVVFSRPQVAWVGMTEGEARRAGLDVVVHGYDLQNLAGATVTSPDYSGRAQIVVDTSRDVIVGATFVGPDVGEMLHAATIAVVGEVPLDRLWHAVPSYPTVSEVWLRLLETAGL, from the coding sequence ATGACCGAGCGCGAGTTCGACGTCGTGGTGCTGGGTGGCGGGGCGGTAGGGGAGAACGCGGCCGACAGGGCGTCCCGCACCGGCCTGTCCGTGGCTCTCGTGGAGGAGGCCCTGGTCGGCGGGGAGTGCTCGTACTGGGCCTGCATGCCGTCCAAGGCCCTGCTGCGGCCGGGCGACGTGGTGCAGCAGGCCCGTGAGGCCCGGGGCGTCGGCGACCCGGGCCCGCTGGACGTCCACGAGGTGCTGGCCCGGCGCGACGAGGTCACCCATCACTGGGACGACACCGGCCAGGTCGAGTGGGCCGAGGGTGCGGGCCTGACCGTGCTGCGGGGCCACGCCCGGTTCACCGGCCCCCGGACGCTGCGCCTCGAGCAGGTCGACGGAGACGTCGACCTCCGAGCGCGCTGCGCCGTCGTGGTGGCAACCGGCTCCACCGCCGTCGTGCCGCCGGTGCCGGGGCTCGCGGACGTGCGTCCGTGGACCAGTCGGGAGGCCACGTCGGCCCACGAGGTGCCGGAGCGGCTGGCCGTCATCGGCGGTGGGGTGGTCGCCGTCGAGATGGCGACGGCCTACGCCGACCTGGGGTCCGCCGTCACCGTCCTGGTCCGCGGCGACCGGCTGCTCGAGCGGGCCGAGCCGTTCGCCGGCAAGGCCGTCGCCAGGGCGCTCACGCAGCGCGGCGTCCGCGTGGTGCTCGGTGCCGAGGTGGTGTCCGCCCGGCGCGAGCCCGGGGGCGTCCAGCTCGTGGTGCAGCACCACCAGCACGAGGGTGCCCGGACACGCGACGGCTCGGCTGCCACGCGTCCGGAGGACCTGGTGGTGGACGAGGTGCTCGCGGCGACGGGCCGCCGACCGAGCACGGGCGACCTGGGCCTGGAGACGATCGGGCTCGAGCCGGGCCGTGCCGTCACGGTGGACGACGCGCTGCAGGCCGTCGGCGTGGCGGGCGGCTGGCTGTTCGCCGTCGGCGACGTCACGGGCCGGACGGGCACCACCCACCAGGGCAAGTACGACGCGCGGGTGTGCGGGGACGTCATCGCCGCGCGGTTCGACCCTCGACAGGACGCGGACGTCTCGGCGGACCAGGGCGCGGGATCGGTGCCGCGGGGCCTGAGCCGGGCCGGCGAGCGGGAGGGGCGGCCGTGGAGCCGCTACCGGGCGTCCGCCGATCTGGCTGCCGTGCCGCAGGTCGTCTTCTCCCGACCCCAGGTCGCGTGGGTCGGCATGACGGAGGGCGAGGCGAGACGTGCCGGCCTCGACGTGGTGGTCCACGGGTACGACCTGCAGAACCTGGCCGGTGCGACGGTCACGTCGCCGGACTACTCCGGACGGGCGCAGATCGTGGTGGACACGTCACGCGACGTGATCGTCGGCGCGACCTTCGTCGGCCCCGACGTCGGCGAGATGCTGCATGCCGCCACGATCGCCGTCGTGGGCGAGGTGCCGCTCGATCGGCTGTGGCACGCGGTGCCGTCCTACCCGACGGTCAGCGAGGTGTGGCTGCGGCTGCTCGAGACGGCCGGCCTGTAG
- a CDS encoding ABC-F family ATP-binding cassette domain-containing protein, giving the protein MQLVADEVTFGYPAHPVLDRVSLVVSAGDRLGLVGENGTGKTTLLRLLAGELPPLGGSVRRSGTLAVVEQELRAPTDTTVGDVVRTSLQAARGAAAALERAIAAFDHTSGDLATLTEAVEAMEHLAAWDADRRVDEALSRFGAPRDPRRPLAELSVGERYRVRLAARLAERSDLLLLDEPTNHLDAAGVEYLTAQLRQWRGALVVVTHDRRLLDDVMTGILDLDPSMDGRPALYGAARYADYRYARDQMLRRWRARYRAERKRAAALADRLDQSYEQLSDEWRPPKGSQAHRRATRARSKVTTVDRLMQRLAEQSVEVPVPPPALAFPDLPSTPAGYGGGPLLDVRAPLVEGRLDLPGRRIEVAPCSRLLVTGPNGSGKSTLLAVLAGTIGTDRGVRVLAPGTRLGVLAQESDDVTADPVGTARAAVRPGRPDGSAPTAFEAYAEHALGLLASGSLDPAQLVPVAALGLLTEQDLDRPLAELSVGQRRRFELAKALLAAPHVLVLDEPTNHLSVGLVDELTAALRATSAAVVVATHDRQMLADLADWPRLDLS; this is encoded by the coding sequence GTGCAGCTGGTGGCGGACGAGGTGACGTTCGGCTATCCCGCACACCCGGTGCTCGACCGGGTGTCGCTCGTGGTGTCCGCGGGCGACCGGCTCGGCCTGGTGGGGGAGAACGGCACCGGCAAGACGACCCTGCTGCGGTTGCTGGCCGGTGAGCTCCCTCCGCTGGGCGGCTCGGTGCGCCGTTCGGGAACCCTCGCGGTGGTGGAGCAGGAGCTGCGGGCCCCGACCGATACGACCGTCGGCGACGTCGTCCGGACGTCGCTGCAGGCTGCTCGCGGCGCTGCGGCGGCGCTCGAGCGAGCCATCGCGGCGTTCGACCACACCAGCGGTGACCTCGCCACGCTGACCGAGGCGGTCGAGGCGATGGAACACCTGGCGGCCTGGGACGCCGACCGCCGGGTGGACGAGGCGCTGAGCCGGTTCGGTGCACCGCGCGACCCCCGGCGTCCGCTGGCGGAGCTGTCGGTGGGGGAGCGGTACCGCGTGCGGCTGGCCGCGCGGCTCGCGGAGCGGTCCGACCTGCTGCTGCTGGACGAGCCGACCAACCACCTCGACGCCGCCGGTGTGGAGTACCTGACGGCTCAGCTGCGGCAGTGGCGCGGTGCGCTCGTCGTCGTGACCCACGACCGGCGGCTGCTGGACGACGTGATGACCGGGATCCTCGACCTCGACCCGTCCATGGACGGCCGGCCCGCGCTGTACGGGGCCGCGCGGTACGCCGACTACCGGTACGCCCGCGACCAGATGCTGCGCCGGTGGCGCGCGCGGTACCGCGCCGAGCGCAAGCGCGCCGCGGCGCTGGCCGACAGGCTCGACCAGTCGTACGAGCAGCTGTCGGACGAGTGGCGCCCGCCCAAGGGCAGCCAGGCGCACCGTCGTGCCACCCGCGCGCGCAGCAAGGTGACCACCGTCGACCGGTTGATGCAGCGCCTCGCCGAGCAGTCCGTCGAGGTCCCCGTACCGCCGCCGGCGCTCGCGTTCCCCGACCTGCCGTCCACGCCCGCCGGCTACGGCGGCGGCCCCCTGCTCGACGTACGTGCCCCGCTCGTGGAGGGCCGGCTGGACCTGCCCGGCCGGCGCATCGAGGTGGCCCCGTGCAGCCGCTTGCTGGTCACCGGGCCCAACGGGTCCGGCAAGTCGACGCTGCTCGCCGTGCTGGCCGGCACCATCGGGACGGACCGCGGCGTCCGCGTGCTCGCACCGGGCACACGGCTCGGGGTGCTGGCGCAGGAGTCGGACGACGTGACGGCCGACCCAGTCGGGACGGCCCGAGCGGCTGTCCGGCCGGGTCGGCCGGACGGCAGCGCCCCGACGGCGTTCGAGGCCTACGCCGAGCACGCGCTCGGCCTGCTCGCCTCAGGCAGCCTCGACCCCGCGCAGCTGGTGCCGGTCGCCGCGCTCGGCCTGCTGACCGAGCAGGACCTGGACCGGCCCCTGGCGGAGCTGTCCGTCGGTCAGCGCCGCCGGTTCGAGCTGGCGAAGGCCCTGCTGGCGGCGCCGCACGTGCTGGTGCTCGACGAGCCGACCAACCACCTGTCCGTCGGGCTGGTCGACGAGCTGACCGCGGCCCTGCGCGCCACGTCGGCCGCCGTGGTCGTCGCGACCCACGACCGGCAGATGCTCGCCGACCTCGCCGACTGGCCCCGTCTGGACCTGTCCTGA
- the bcp gene encoding thioredoxin-dependent thiol peroxidase: protein MPRLSAGDPAPDFTLPTADGGTVSLSDLRGSHVIVYFYPAAMTPGCTTQACDFRDSLGSLQGAGYRVVGVSPDTPERLAQFAEAEHLTYPLASDPQHQVLEAWGAWGEKTLYGKTVVGVIRSTVVVDPDGVVELAQYNVKATGHVAKLRRDLQLA from the coding sequence GTGCCTCGACTGTCCGCCGGCGACCCGGCTCCCGACTTCACGCTGCCCACCGCCGACGGTGGCACCGTGTCGCTCTCCGACCTGCGCGGTTCGCACGTGATCGTGTACTTCTACCCGGCGGCCATGACGCCGGGCTGCACGACCCAGGCGTGCGACTTCCGCGACTCGCTCGGCTCGCTCCAGGGCGCCGGCTACCGGGTGGTCGGCGTCTCGCCCGACACCCCCGAGCGGCTGGCGCAGTTCGCCGAGGCGGAGCACCTGACCTACCCGCTGGCGTCCGACCCGCAGCACCAGGTGCTCGAGGCGTGGGGCGCCTGGGGCGAGAAGACGCTGTACGGCAAGACGGTGGTCGGCGTCATCCGCTCGACCGTGGTGGTCGACCCCGACGGCGTCGTCGAGCTGGCGCAGTACAACGTCAAGGCGACCGGCCACGTCGCCAAGCTGCGGCGGGACCTGCAGCTCGCCTGA
- the rph gene encoding ribonuclease PH: MTVPPSTPSTGVPARADGRALDELRPVALTRRFLQTGEGSVLVEFGQTTVLCVASFTEGVPRWRKGSGQGWVTAEYAMLPRATSTRSDRESVKGRVGGRTHEISRLVGRSLRAIIDVAALGENTIVLDCDVLQADGGTRTAAITGAYVALADAVAWARDQGLVPAGRTVLTDSVSAVSVGIVDGAPMLDLPYVEDVRAETDMNVVVTGSGKFVEVQGTAEHATFDRAELDTLLDLALVGTGRLTALQQQALAAAPGARVTAGVEVAS, encoded by the coding sequence ATGACCGTCCCCCCTTCGACGCCGTCCACCGGCGTGCCCGCCCGCGCCGACGGGCGCGCTCTCGACGAGCTGCGTCCCGTCGCCCTGACCCGCCGCTTCCTGCAGACCGGCGAGGGCAGCGTCCTCGTCGAGTTCGGGCAGACGACGGTGCTGTGCGTCGCCTCGTTCACCGAGGGCGTGCCGCGCTGGCGCAAGGGTTCGGGCCAGGGCTGGGTCACCGCGGAGTACGCGATGCTGCCGCGCGCGACGAGCACGCGGTCGGACCGCGAGTCGGTCAAGGGTCGCGTCGGCGGCCGCACGCACGAGATCTCGCGGCTCGTCGGTCGCTCCCTGCGGGCCATCATCGACGTCGCCGCCCTCGGCGAGAACACGATCGTGCTGGACTGCGACGTGCTGCAGGCGGACGGCGGCACCCGCACCGCGGCGATCACCGGCGCGTACGTCGCGCTGGCGGACGCGGTGGCGTGGGCCCGTGACCAGGGACTGGTCCCCGCCGGTCGCACCGTGCTCACCGACTCGGTCAGCGCCGTCAGCGTCGGCATCGTCGACGGTGCGCCCATGCTCGACCTGCCGTACGTCGAGGACGTCCGCGCCGAGACGGACATGAACGTCGTGGTGACCGGCAGCGGGAAGTTCGTCGAGGTGCAGGGCACTGCCGAGCACGCGACGTTCGACCGCGCGGAGCTCGACACGCTGCTGGACCTGGCGCTGGTGGGCACCGGCCGGCTGACGGCGCTGCAGCAGCAGGCGCTCGCCGCCGCGCCCGGCGCGCGGGTCACGGCCGGCGTCGAGGTGGCCTCGTGA
- the rdgB gene encoding RdgB/HAM1 family non-canonical purine NTP pyrophosphatase — translation MTAASGATAPLRLVLATHNAHKVRELREILVPALPGLDAASIVGAGDVGATEPVEDGLTFAENALIKARAIAAFTGLPAVADDSGLAVDVLGGAPGIFSARWSGRHGDDAANLELLLAQLADIAPAHRTARFMCAAALVTPDGREEVRTGALDGVLATEPRGAHGFGYDPVLVPLGETRTCAELTPAEKNAISHRGKAFRALAPLVVHALGG, via the coding sequence GTGACGGCTGCGTCCGGCGCGACCGCACCTCTCCGGCTCGTCCTCGCCACCCACAACGCCCACAAGGTCCGCGAGCTGCGCGAGATCCTCGTGCCGGCGCTGCCGGGGCTGGACGCGGCGAGCATCGTGGGCGCGGGCGACGTGGGCGCCACGGAGCCGGTGGAGGACGGGCTGACGTTCGCCGAGAACGCCCTGATCAAGGCGCGCGCGATCGCGGCGTTCACCGGGCTGCCCGCCGTGGCCGACGACTCCGGCCTCGCGGTGGACGTGCTCGGCGGTGCGCCCGGCATCTTCTCGGCGCGGTGGAGCGGCCGGCACGGTGACGATGCGGCCAACCTCGAGCTCCTGCTCGCGCAGCTGGCGGACATCGCCCCGGCGCACCGCACCGCCCGGTTCATGTGCGCCGCGGCGCTGGTCACACCGGACGGGCGCGAGGAGGTGCGGACCGGGGCGCTGGACGGCGTGCTCGCCACCGAGCCGCGGGGCGCGCACGGCTTCGGCTACGACCCCGTGCTGGTGCCGCTCGGCGAGACGCGGACGTGCGCGGAGCTGACGCCGGCGGAGAAGAACGCCATCAGCCACCGCGGCAAGGCGTTCCGCGCGCTCGCCCCGCTCGTGGTCCACGCCCTGGGCGGCTGA
- a CDS encoding glycine betaine ABC transporter substrate-binding protein — MPARRTTLLTSVAVAVLALSACGAPGSGGGTTQAPAAAASGTAAACAPVAGDKLVLLKDDKGLQNADNVLPAVNTKAATDHPSLVSLLNSVSAKLDTPTLVSLNKSVDVDRRTSSDVAKEFVQKQGLAATDQSGGGAAVVVGAAGFSESATLAEIYAEVLRTAGYQASTRTIGSRETYLPALESGQLTAVPEYAASLATYLNSQANGASAAPVASSDVDKTVAALTPLAAKAGLTIGTASKAQDQNGFAVTQAFADKHKVSTLSDLASACGGVVLAGPAECPQRPFCQIGLEQTYGLKVSEFKSYDFGAIGQAIRKGDATIGLVLTSDGSLG; from the coding sequence ATGCCCGCCAGACGCACCACCCTGCTCACGAGCGTGGCTGTCGCCGTGCTCGCCCTGAGCGCCTGCGGCGCCCCGGGCTCCGGCGGCGGCACGACGCAGGCTCCGGCCGCCGCGGCCTCCGGCACGGCAGCCGCCTGTGCACCCGTCGCCGGCGACAAGCTCGTCCTGCTGAAGGACGACAAGGGCCTGCAGAACGCCGACAACGTGCTGCCCGCCGTCAACACCAAGGCGGCGACGGACCACCCGAGCCTGGTGAGCCTGCTCAACTCCGTCTCCGCGAAGCTGGACACGCCGACGCTCGTGTCGCTGAACAAGTCCGTCGACGTCGACCGGCGGACCTCGTCCGACGTGGCCAAGGAGTTCGTGCAGAAGCAGGGGCTCGCCGCGACCGACCAGTCCGGCGGGGGCGCCGCCGTGGTGGTCGGAGCCGCAGGCTTCTCGGAGAGCGCCACCCTCGCGGAGATCTACGCCGAGGTGCTCCGGACCGCCGGCTACCAGGCGAGCACCCGGACCATCGGCTCCCGGGAGACCTACCTCCCGGCCCTCGAGTCCGGCCAGCTCACGGCCGTCCCCGAGTACGCCGCCTCGCTGGCGACCTACCTGAACTCCCAGGCCAACGGCGCGAGCGCGGCGCCGGTCGCCTCCTCCGACGTGGACAAGACGGTGGCGGCTCTGACGCCGCTGGCCGCCAAGGCGGGTCTGACGATCGGCACGGCGTCCAAGGCGCAGGACCAGAACGGCTTCGCCGTCACCCAGGCCTTCGCCGACAAGCACAAGGTCAGCACGCTGAGCGATCTCGCGTCGGCGTGCGGCGGCGTGGTGCTCGCCGGCCCGGCCGAGTGCCCGCAGCGGCCGTTCTGCCAGATCGGGCTCGAGCAGACCTACGGCCTGAAGGTCTCCGAGTTCAAGTCGTACGACTTCGGCGCGATCGGCCAGGCGATCCGCAAGGGCGACGCGACGATCGGCCTGGTGCTGACGTCGGACGGCAGCCTGGGCTGA
- a CDS encoding SDR family oxidoreductase produces the protein MARTYVITGAASGIGKATKELLESRDNKVIGVDLHDADVTVDLTTAEGRSALVDEVARLSGGAVDAVLAIAGLAIPAPKTVSVNFFGMVATLEGLRPLLLGSGAPRAVGVSSMASLHPLDDELVTHMTAGDETAALARAEVLAQDPELRNLIYSSTKKAFAQWVRRSAPTPEWAGASIPLNAVAPGVIETPMTSGMMATEQARSDLLKLVPMPLNGIAQPIVVARLLAWLTSEENTHLCGQVVFVDGGSDAVIRGDTTW, from the coding sequence ATGGCTCGCACGTACGTGATCACGGGAGCGGCCTCCGGCATCGGGAAGGCCACGAAGGAGCTGCTCGAGTCCCGCGACAACAAGGTGATCGGCGTCGACCTGCACGACGCCGACGTGACGGTGGACCTCACGACGGCTGAGGGACGGAGCGCCCTGGTCGACGAGGTCGCCAGGCTCAGCGGGGGCGCGGTCGATGCGGTCCTCGCCATCGCCGGGCTGGCGATCCCGGCCCCGAAGACCGTCTCGGTGAACTTCTTCGGCATGGTGGCCACGCTCGAGGGCCTGCGTCCGCTGCTGCTCGGCTCCGGGGCGCCCCGCGCCGTCGGCGTCTCGTCGATGGCCAGCTTGCACCCGCTGGACGACGAGCTGGTGACGCACATGACGGCCGGCGACGAGACCGCCGCGCTGGCTCGTGCCGAGGTGCTGGCGCAGGACCCGGAGCTGCGCAACCTCATCTACAGCTCCACCAAGAAGGCCTTCGCCCAGTGGGTCCGCCGTAGCGCGCCGACCCCGGAGTGGGCGGGCGCGTCGATCCCGCTCAACGCCGTGGCGCCGGGCGTGATCGAGACGCCGATGACCAGCGGCATGATGGCGACCGAGCAGGCGCGGTCCGACCTGCTGAAGCTGGTCCCGATGCCCCTGAACGGCATCGCCCAGCCGATCGTCGTGGCCCGGCTCCTCGCCTGGCTCACCAGTGAGGAGAACACGCACCTGTGCGGTCAGGTGGTGTTCGTGGACGGTGGCAGCGACGCGGTGATCCGCGGCGACACCACCTGGTGA
- a CDS encoding co-chaperone GroES translates to MSAGTVPVVTARDETSSADLPIRMLNDRVLVALDQDSSERRSAAGIVIPATATVAKRLAWARVVAVGQHVRQVAVGDRVLFDPEDRAEVELAGATYVLLREKDVHAVAEPRGEGQGTGLYL, encoded by the coding sequence ATGTCGGCGGGTACCGTGCCCGTCGTGACCGCCCGGGACGAGACGAGCTCCGCCGACCTGCCGATCCGGATGCTCAACGACCGGGTGCTGGTCGCCCTGGACCAGGACAGCTCGGAGCGCCGCTCGGCGGCCGGCATCGTCATCCCTGCCACGGCGACGGTGGCGAAGCGGCTGGCATGGGCACGCGTGGTCGCGGTCGGCCAGCACGTGCGGCAGGTGGCCGTCGGCGACCGGGTGCTGTTCGACCCGGAGGACCGTGCCGAGGTGGAGCTCGCCGGTGCCACCTACGTGCTGCTGCGGGAGAAGGACGTGCACGCCGTCGCGGAGCCCCGCGGCGAGGGTCAGGGGACGGGTCTCTACCTCTAG
- the trxA gene encoding thioredoxin: MATTTLTGATIGDTVRDNGIVLVDFWASWCGPCRMFAPIFDAASQEHPDIVFGKVDTEAEQDLAAELQITSIPTLMAFRDGILVFNQAGALPAPTLEQVITAVKDLDMDEVREKISQRETANA; encoded by the coding sequence ATGGCCACCACCACCCTCACCGGTGCCACCATCGGCGACACCGTTCGCGACAACGGCATCGTGCTGGTCGACTTCTGGGCGTCCTGGTGCGGCCCGTGCCGCATGTTCGCCCCGATCTTCGACGCCGCCTCGCAGGAGCACCCGGACATCGTGTTCGGCAAGGTCGACACCGAGGCCGAGCAGGACCTGGCCGCCGAGCTGCAGATCACCTCGATCCCGACGCTGATGGCCTTCCGCGACGGCATCCTCGTGTTCAACCAGGCTGGTGCGCTCCCCGCGCCGACCCTGGAGCAGGTCATCACCGCGGTGAAGGACCTGGACATGGACGAGGTGCGCGAGAAGATCAGCCAGCGCGAGACCGCGAACGCCTGA
- a CDS encoding pyridoxal phosphate-dependent aminotransferase: MHLAERSAPDEQPNEMARLRARLAADGVPVLDLSDSNPTRHRLTDPGVLEAVSRAVPAAASYEPDPHGPRAARLALAGRYGGAPEDYYLTASTSEAYAWLLQLLCDPGDAVAVPAPGYPLVEPLARLAGVRTVPYAVHHLHPYGWSVDTGQVADLAARPDVRAVVAVSPGNPTGAYLRAEERALMEAACRAGGAALVLDEVFAPFRLDAAPGDTVAAPASASERLCTTFTLDGLSKLVCAPQLKLSWLRVEGPAGELPAVHRALETVADTYLSVSSPVALALSEILDRADASVTATRARLAANLALAHALLDEDGFRVRRCGGGWTVLVDVPRYLPDEQLVLALLAEAHLAVHPGYFYDLPTPGTLALSLLPEPATFEAGCRRLRAAVQALA, encoded by the coding sequence GTGCACCTGGCGGAGCGTTCGGCGCCCGACGAGCAACCCAACGAGATGGCCCGCCTGCGGGCTCGTCTGGCGGCCGACGGGGTGCCGGTGCTGGACCTGTCCGACTCGAACCCCACCCGTCACCGCCTGACCGACCCCGGCGTGCTCGAGGCGGTGTCCCGGGCCGTCCCCGCGGCGGCGTCGTACGAGCCGGATCCTCACGGCCCCCGCGCGGCTCGCCTCGCGCTCGCGGGCCGGTACGGCGGCGCGCCGGAGGACTACTACCTCACGGCGAGCACCTCGGAGGCGTACGCCTGGTTGCTCCAGCTGCTCTGCGACCCCGGCGACGCGGTGGCCGTCCCGGCCCCGGGCTATCCGCTGGTCGAACCGCTCGCGCGACTGGCCGGGGTGCGAACCGTGCCGTACGCCGTGCACCACCTGCACCCGTACGGCTGGTCGGTGGACACGGGGCAGGTCGCTGACCTCGCGGCCCGGCCGGACGTGCGGGCGGTGGTGGCGGTGAGCCCCGGGAACCCGACGGGCGCCTACCTGCGCGCCGAGGAGCGCGCCTTGATGGAAGCGGCGTGCCGTGCCGGCGGCGCCGCCCTGGTGCTGGACGAGGTGTTCGCACCCTTCCGGCTGGACGCCGCACCCGGCGACACGGTCGCGGCGCCGGCCTCCGCCTCGGAACGCCTCTGCACCACCTTCACGCTGGACGGCCTGTCCAAGCTCGTCTGCGCCCCTCAGCTCAAGCTGAGCTGGTTGCGCGTCGAGGGCCCTGCTGGCGAGCTGCCCGCCGTGCATCGCGCCCTCGAGACCGTGGCCGACACCTACCTGTCGGTCTCGTCCCCGGTCGCGCTGGCCCTGTCGGAGATCCTCGACCGGGCGGATGCGTCGGTCACGGCCACGCGGGCGCGGCTCGCCGCGAACCTCGCCCTGGCGCACGCGCTGCTCGACGAGGACGGTTTCCGGGTCCGCCGGTGCGGAGGCGGCTGGACCGTCCTGGTGGACGTGCCGCGGTACCTGCCCGACGAGCAGCTGGTGCTCGCCCTCCTGGCAGAGGCGCACCTGGCGGTCCACCCGGGGTACTTCTACGACCTGCCGACCCCAGGGACGCTGGCCCTGAGCCTGCTTCCGGAGCCCGCCACGTTCGAGGCGGGCTGCCGACGGCTGCGGGCGGCGGTGCAGGCGCTGGCCTGA